One segment of Brassica napus cultivar Da-Ae chromosome C3, Da-Ae, whole genome shotgun sequence DNA contains the following:
- the LOC106384833 gene encoding spermidine coumaroyl-CoA acyltransferase-like, giving the protein MANQAKPRPLLLEKKPVEFVKPLKHTPCGNLSLSTLDNEPINEPMYAYIYVYEPNEKNQNDPVSLLRKALSDLLLYYYPVSGKLVRRKSDGKFQLVCIGEGVPFAVATADHDLYSLNYVENFADEVAMQLVHELDVNFQSDNGCDPLSLQVTKFSCGGFTIGIAVTHVLCDGYGVATIFNALTELASGKSELSVVPVWQRERLVGKLDGEPAKVPGADYEGLMATSPYMPSGDMVTETVNIMAENISGLKDTVVLKERFTTFEILCAYIWKATSRALKLNLDGITVLIITVGIRNVLDPPLPEGYYGNAYIDVYVEIPARELEESSISDIAKLVKRAKKSSLDKTHIVEELRNSERLMKEYAKFEGVADGVFLLTDLRNTGLFESMDFGWNKPVNIWPLTPQKYERNFGIIMRPPKLDPSMEGEAKVVMTLPRNAMVNLKKEMAKEVDRGLKLMKPRL; this is encoded by the exons AAACCAGTTGAGTTTGTTAAACCCTTAAAACACACACCTTGTGGAAATCTTTCCCTTTCTACTTTAGACAATGAACCTATCAACGAACCTATGTATGCATATATTTACGTTTATGAACCAAACGAGAAAAACCAAAATGATCCGGTCTCTCTTCTTAGGAAGGCTTTGTCCGACCTTCTGCTGTACTATTATCCAGTTTCAGGCAAGCTAGTGAGACGAAAAAGTGATGGAAAGTTTCAGCTGGTTTGTATTGGGGAAGGAGTGCCTTTCGCAGTTGCTACAGCAGATCATGATCTCTACTCTCTAAACTATGTAGAAAACTTTGCCGATGAAGTTGCAATGCAACTTGTGCATGAGCTCGATGTTAATTTTCAAAGTGACAATGGCTGTGATCCTCTCTCTTTGCag GTGACCAAATTTTCTTGCGGTGGATTCACCATTGGCATAGCAGTGACGCACGTGTTGTGTGATGGCTATGGTGTGGCTACGATCTTCAATGCTCTAACCGAGTTAGCCAGCGGAAAGAGCGAGCTATCGGTAGTGCCGGTGTGGCAAAGAGAGCGACTGGTCGGGAAATTAGACGGTGAGCCGGCTAAAGTACCCGGCGCTGATTACGAAGGTCTTATGGCCACATCACCATATATGCCAAGCGGTGATATG GTCACAGAGACGGTAAACATTATGGCTGAAAATATAAGTGGGCTTAAAGACACTGTGGTACTTAAGGAGCGTTTCACTACTTTCGAAATTCTTTGTGCTTACATATGGAAAGCAACATCTCGGGCCTTGAAGCTAAACTTAGACGGCATCACTGTTCTTATCATAACCGTCGGAATCCGAAATGTTCTAGATCCACCACTCCCCGAGGGTTACTATGGTAACGCTTACATAGACGTTTATGTTGAGATACCTGCAAGAGAGCTAGAGGAATCATCGATCTCTGACATTGCAAAGCTCGTGAAGAGAGCCAAGAAATCATCTCTTGACAAGACGCATATCGTGGAGGAGCTAAGGAACTCAGAGAGATTGATGAAAGAATATGCCAAATTCGAAGGAGTAGCTGATGGTGTATTTCTATTGACAGACTTGAGAAACACCGGATTGTTCGAGTCCATGGACTTTGGTTGGAACAAGCCTGTGAATATATGGCCGCTGACACCTCAGAAGTACGAACGTAACTTCGGGATTATCATGAGACCTCCGAAGTTGGATCCATCAATGGAAGGTGAGGCTAAAGTTGTCATGACATTGCCAAGAAATGCAAtggttaacttgaagaaagaaatggctAAAGAAGTCGATCGTGGGTTAAAGCTCATGAAACCAAGGCTTTAG
- the LOC106390081 gene encoding venom phosphodiesterase 2 translates to MAKTKHVMYLKLSLTLLILAHVLATTNGLDSPSSNTKRPWPFKKLNKPVVLMISCDGFRFGYQFKTDTPNIDLLISEGTEAKSGLIPVFPTMTFPNHYSIATGLYPAYHGIIMNSFTDPVTGDKFNKGLDPKWWLGEPLWVTAANQGRKAVTYFWPGSEVPKDSWTCPKELCPHYNSSVTFEERVDKVLSYFDLPQSDIPDFLMLYFDQPDKEGHEYGPDDPRVTAAVGRVDKMIGRVIQGLKKREIFDEVNVILLGDHGMVTNCDMKTIYIDDLAEWVKIPADWINAYSPVLAMNPKWGKDVKNPSEKNAELVAKMNEGLSSGKVENGEFLQVYLKEKLPKRLHYSESSRIPPIVGMVGEGLIVRQNRTGVHECYGDHGYDNKYFSMRSIFIGHGPRFRQGKKVPSFENVQIYNVVAEILGLRPASNNGSSLFTRSILSSSGETGEVE, encoded by the coding sequence ATGGCAAAAACCAAACATGTTATGTATCTCAAATTATCTCTCACCCTTCTCATTTTAGCTCATGTTCTTGCCACGACCAACGGTTTGGATTCTCCTTCGTCCAATACCAAGCGTCCCTGGCCCTTCAAGAAACTCAACAAACCGGTGGTTTTAATGATTTCATGCGACGGTTTCCGTTTCGGTTACCAATTCAAAACCGATACACCAAACATCGACCTACTCATATCCGAAGGAACCGAAGCCAAATCCGGTTTAATCCCGGTTTTCCCCACCATGACATTCCCAAACCACTACTCCATCGCGACCGGACTCTACCCGGCTTACCACGGTATAATCATGAACTCCTTTACCGATCCAGTAACCGGAGATAAGTTCAACAAAGGCCTAGATCCAAAATGGTGGTTAGGTGAACCGTTGTGGGTAACCGCAGCAAACCAAGGTCGCAAGGCTGTCACTTACTTCTGGCCAGGATCTGAAGTCCCCAAAGATTCTTGGACTTGTCCTAAAGAGTTGTGTCCTCATTACAACTCTTCGGTTACTTTTGAAGAAAGGGTCGATAAGGTCTTGAGCTACTTCGATCTTCCACAGAGTGATATACCGGACTTCTTGATGCTGTATTTCGACCAACCGGACAAGGAAGGCCATGAGTATGGTCCTGATGATCCTCGTGTTACGGCTGCGGTCGGGAGGGTCGATAAAATGATCGGCAGGGTCATTCAAGGACTCAAGAAGAGGGAGATCTTCGATGAGGTTAATGTGATATTGCTTGGCGATCACGGAATGGTGACAAACTGTGACATGAAAACAATTTACATTGATGATTTAGCAGAGTGGGTCAAGATACCAGCGGATTGGATCAATGCTTATAGCCCCGTGCTGGCGATGAACCCTAAGTGGGGTAAAGATGTCAAGAATCCAAGCGAGAAGAACGCAGAACTCGTGGCTAAGATGAACGAGGGTTTGAGCTCAGGAAAAGTAGAGAACGGTGAGTTTTTGCAGGTATACTTGAAGGAGAAGTTACCTAAAAGGCTGCACTATTCAGAGAGTTCTCGGATTCCGCCGATTGTAGGAATGGTTGGAGAAGGTCTAATTGTTAGACAGAACAGAACAGGTGTTCATGAATGTTATGGAGATCATGGATACGACAACAAGTACTTCTCCATGAGATCTATCTTTATTGGACATGGTCCTAGGTTTAGGCAAGGAAAGAAAGTGCCGTCCTTCGAAAATGTTCAGATCTATAATGTTGTTGCGGAGATTCTTGGACTCAGACCAGCTTCCAACAATGGTTCTTCTTTGTTCACTAGGAGCATTCTCTCGTCCTCTGGAGAGACAGGGGAAGTGGAATGA